A genomic window from Synechococcus sp. CBW1107 includes:
- a CDS encoding tetratricopeptide repeat protein: MIQVSDWQGAVEACSQAIERNPKLATAWIDRCQAQLELTRLSGALADCKQAIRLEPDNSEAYLRLADVKAAVTPVNYPSVLEDYGKAIALDPKNATAYNNRGVTRNSLKDYKGALADYDKAIELNPDDALYYFNRGETLFLKGQRELGCTSFRQGHELNPDFSLTAPDFDTAYLQSCNKIKGTIQAP; this comes from the coding sequence ATGATCCAGGTCTCGGATTGGCAGGGTGCAGTGGAGGCTTGCAGCCAGGCCATTGAGAGGAATCCGAAGCTGGCCACCGCCTGGATCGACCGTTGCCAGGCCCAGCTTGAACTGACCCGGTTGAGCGGAGCACTGGCCGATTGCAAGCAAGCCATCCGGCTGGAGCCTGACAATTCAGAAGCCTATCTTCGCCTTGCCGACGTGAAGGCGGCCGTCACCCCTGTGAACTATCCCAGCGTGCTGGAGGACTACGGCAAAGCCATCGCGCTTGATCCCAAGAATGCAACGGCCTACAACAATCGTGGGGTGACACGGAACTCCCTGAAGGATTACAAGGGAGCTCTGGCTGATTACGACAAAGCAATTGAGCTGAACCCCGACGATGCTCTGTACTACTTCAATCGCGGCGAGACACTCTTTCTCAAAGGGCAGCGCGAGCTGGGATGTACCAGCTTTCGCCAGGGCCATGAGCTGAATCCGGATTTCAGCTTGACTGCGCCGGATTTCGACACCGCCTACCTTCAATCCTGCAACAAAATCAAGGGGACCATCCAAGCCCCCTGA
- a CDS encoding TspO/MBR family protein has translation MALEMDKTCGVGIDDGRGETAVVVPQARSAWRSMHGPAMVAALVILVAIVAVGVLLNPNREDFRWFLQLRRPRWLTFERWIPAIWLAIYICFYVSALLAWQASTSLVLMGGYLGLVLLVQSYTWLICRSRTLRNGTLIGLAGWAWGVALAVVVVPLSRPAALLLIPFLLWSPVGSFVTWRMEGLNR, from the coding sequence ATGGCGCTGGAGATGGACAAGACCTGCGGGGTAGGGATTGATGACGGCAGAGGCGAAACAGCCGTCGTGGTGCCCCAGGCCCGATCAGCCTGGAGATCCATGCATGGACCGGCGATGGTGGCAGCCCTGGTGATCCTGGTGGCGATCGTGGCGGTTGGAGTCCTGCTCAATCCCAACCGGGAGGATTTCCGCTGGTTTCTGCAGCTGCGCCGCCCCCGCTGGCTGACTTTCGAGCGCTGGATCCCGGCGATCTGGCTGGCGATCTACATCTGCTTTTACGTGTCGGCCCTGCTGGCGTGGCAGGCCAGCACGAGCCTGGTGCTGATGGGCGGTTACCTGGGGCTGGTGCTGCTGGTGCAGAGCTACACCTGGTTGATCTGCCGCAGCCGGACCCTGCGCAACGGCACCCTGATCGGCCTGGCCGGCTGGGCCTGGGGCGTGGCTCTGGCGGTGGTGGTGGTGCCGTTGTCGCGTCCGGCGGCCCTGCTGCTGATCCCCTTCCTCCTCTGGAGCCCGGTGGGCAGCTTCGTGACCTGGCGGATGGAGGGCCTCAACCGCTGA
- a CDS encoding substrate-binding domain-containing protein, which translates to MAISNASRPINSQELKACAARGIRFIELPIAFDALTVAVNPRNSWARTISTEELGRLWNRGAQGRIKRWNQGNSAWPARPITLCGPDKDSGTFDYFNKAVNGNAANSRSDYSSSEDDNVLVNCVASDLQSLGYFGYSYYAANRNRLRALAVEGPKGAVHPSLEAVQKERYLPFSRPLFLYINNAQLLERPELQRFVTAFVRQAPRIVETAGAIPLPESTYRLVETKLYRHVLGSSFSGDLPVGLTVSQALGRSFQQLKRPLPR; encoded by the coding sequence GTGGCGATCAGCAACGCCTCCAGGCCGATCAACAGCCAGGAACTGAAGGCCTGTGCAGCCAGGGGCATTCGCTTCATCGAACTGCCGATCGCCTTCGATGCCCTGACCGTGGCGGTCAACCCCCGCAACAGCTGGGCCAGGACGATCAGCACGGAGGAGTTGGGGCGTCTCTGGAACCGCGGGGCCCAGGGCCGCATCAAGCGCTGGAATCAGGGGAACAGCGCCTGGCCGGCGCGGCCGATCACGCTCTGCGGGCCCGACAAGGATTCAGGCACCTTCGACTATTTCAACAAAGCCGTGAACGGCAATGCCGCCAACTCCCGCAGTGATTACAGCAGCAGTGAAGATGACAACGTTCTGGTGAACTGTGTGGCCAGTGACCTGCAGTCGCTCGGATATTTCGGCTACAGCTACTACGCCGCCAATCGCAACCGCCTGAGGGCCCTGGCGGTGGAGGGGCCGAAGGGAGCTGTGCATCCTTCGCTCGAAGCCGTGCAGAAGGAGCGCTACCTCCCCTTCTCCCGTCCTCTGTTCCTGTACATCAACAATGCACAGCTGCTGGAGCGCCCTGAGCTGCAGCGGTTCGTCACGGCCTTCGTGCGCCAGGCCCCCCGGATCGTCGAGACAGCTGGCGCCATCCCCCTGCCTGAGAGCACCTACCGGCTGGTGGAAACCAAGCTCTACCGCCACGTGCTGGGCAGTTCCTTCTCCGGTGATCTGCCGGTGGGCCTCACGGTCAGCCAGGCCCTGGGCCGCAGCTTTCAGCAGCTGAAGCGGCCGCTGCCCCGCTGA
- a CDS encoding CHAD domain-containing protein — protein sequence MEPPRDHGLDQSGAPPQPNPDAISNGVHAAQLIQKQTRRLGRLQPEVLADTDPEPLHQLRVSLRRLRTALVQFQPALTLPDGISERRIARVARRTGLCRDLDVLRERLDTRLLPALPDCESKALRPAMKQLSRDRRRAFEGLTEALRGHRYLKLLERLHRWQDHPQFTTLGALPLEPWLGEWCSQAAAGLFLEPGWFSDDPGDPALHGLRKRIKGVRYGLENLEPYLDPALSRWLTDLRKAQDILGDLHDLQVLAEVLEDVLGSSPSPSFPQLNHWIERQRSEGWQHWLELGGRLSQDSSRWSLQSLLAAEGMKKPAGEAGQDRING from the coding sequence ATGGAACCACCCAGGGACCACGGTCTCGATCAGTCCGGCGCACCCCCGCAGCCGAACCCTGACGCCATCAGCAACGGGGTCCACGCTGCCCAGCTGATCCAGAAGCAGACCAGGCGGCTGGGCCGTCTGCAGCCCGAGGTGCTGGCCGATACCGATCCCGAGCCCCTGCATCAGCTGCGGGTGAGCCTGCGGCGGTTGCGCACCGCCCTGGTGCAGTTCCAGCCGGCCCTCACCCTGCCCGATGGCATCAGCGAGCGTCGCATCGCCCGGGTGGCCCGGCGCACCGGGCTCTGCCGTGATCTCGATGTGCTGCGCGAGCGCCTGGACACCAGATTGCTGCCTGCGCTGCCCGACTGTGAATCGAAGGCGCTGCGGCCCGCCATGAAGCAGCTGAGCCGCGATCGGCGCCGGGCGTTCGAAGGACTGACGGAAGCCCTGCGCGGCCACCGCTACCTGAAACTGCTGGAACGCCTGCATCGCTGGCAGGATCACCCCCAATTCACCACACTGGGAGCCTTGCCCCTGGAGCCCTGGCTGGGAGAGTGGTGTTCCCAGGCCGCGGCGGGGCTGTTTCTCGAACCGGGCTGGTTCAGCGACGACCCCGGCGATCCGGCACTGCATGGGCTGCGCAAGCGGATCAAGGGGGTGCGCTACGGCCTCGAGAACCTGGAGCCGTATCTCGATCCTGCTCTCAGCCGCTGGCTCACCGACCTCAGGAAGGCCCAGGACATCCTCGGGGATCTCCACGACCTGCAGGTGCTGGCGGAGGTGCTCGAGGACGTGCTCGGCTCCTCCCCCAGCCCATCCTTCCCCCAGCTCAACCACTGGATCGAGCGGCAGCGGAGCGAAGGCTGGCAACACTGGCTCGAGCTTGGAGGCCGGCTGAGCCAGGACAGCAGCCGCTGGTCGCTGCAGTCCCTGCTGGCGGCTGAGGGCATGAAAAAACCGGCTGGGGAAGCCGGTCAGGACAGGATCAACGGCTGA
- a CDS encoding class I SAM-dependent methyltransferase, whose product MPTTTGMKGGGYYDANSQAQRAAMEPFLPWLEASIEHVPVPSQEQGCYRFLDIGSSEGANAVYAIKRLIRALRRVSSLPIQVGFDDLPSNDFNRLFLNLFPQGQLDLAAEEIYACAVAGTAFGRLVPAGSLQLATTFNAIGFLNEKPKAELPRFILPMAPGPHAPRPGVHVTDQDLIPFRTQAASDLKAFYAARAAELVSGGQLLVQVFGRRGELSTSHGIYDVLSDALLDAVEQGRLPQVVYEQLLFPIYFRSLEELLAPVQPGAEHGACFEVLQAEVREVEVPFNQQRQLDGDVNAWARQYTGFMRAFTEAILAAALPETLPQADILEWIYERIQQRLIATPERYPFHYISIGALLKRL is encoded by the coding sequence ATGCCAACCACCACAGGGATGAAGGGAGGGGGCTACTACGACGCCAACTCCCAGGCCCAACGCGCAGCGATGGAGCCCTTTCTGCCCTGGCTGGAGGCTTCGATCGAGCATGTACCAGTTCCATCCCAGGAGCAGGGTTGTTACCGCTTCCTTGACATCGGCAGCTCCGAAGGAGCCAACGCCGTGTATGCCATCAAACGCTTGATCAGGGCTCTGCGGAGGGTGTCTTCCCTGCCCATTCAGGTGGGATTCGATGATCTCCCCAGCAATGATTTCAACAGGCTGTTTCTTAATCTCTTCCCCCAGGGTCAGCTTGATCTCGCGGCTGAAGAGATCTATGCCTGTGCCGTGGCCGGTACGGCCTTTGGCCGTCTGGTGCCGGCCGGCTCGCTTCAGCTCGCCACCACGTTCAATGCCATCGGATTTCTGAACGAGAAGCCAAAGGCCGAACTTCCCAGGTTCATCCTGCCGATGGCACCAGGACCCCATGCTCCTCGGCCTGGTGTGCACGTGACGGATCAGGACCTGATTCCCTTCCGCACCCAGGCCGCCTCAGACCTCAAGGCCTTCTACGCCGCACGTGCGGCCGAATTGGTGAGCGGTGGGCAGTTGCTTGTGCAGGTCTTTGGTCGCCGTGGGGAACTTTCCACCAGCCATGGGATCTATGACGTGCTCAGTGATGCCCTGCTCGATGCCGTTGAGCAGGGACGACTCCCGCAGGTGGTCTACGAGCAGCTCCTCTTTCCGATCTACTTTCGCAGCCTTGAGGAGCTGTTGGCGCCTGTGCAGCCTGGGGCTGAGCATGGGGCCTGCTTCGAGGTGCTTCAAGCTGAGGTCCGGGAGGTTGAGGTTCCGTTCAACCAGCAACGGCAACTCGACGGCGACGTGAACGCGTGGGCCAGGCAATACACCGGCTTCATGCGGGCCTTCACTGAGGCCATCCTGGCCGCTGCTCTTCCCGAGACTCTGCCCCAGGCGGACATCCTCGAGTGGATCTACGAACGGATCCAGCAGCGCCTGATCGCAACTCCCGAGCGCTATCCCTTTCACTACATCTCCATCGGTGCCCTGTTGAAGCGACTCTGA
- a CDS encoding chlorophyll a/b-binding protein — protein sequence MYRASPDSESGWGFHRRAELLNGRLAMLGFVIGVLVEAFFGQGILHQIGLGALLN from the coding sequence ATGTACCGTGCCAGCCCAGATAGCGAAAGCGGGTGGGGCTTTCACCGTCGTGCAGAGCTCCTGAACGGGCGGCTCGCCATGCTTGGTTTCGTGATCGGGGTGTTGGTCGAGGCTTTCTTTGGCCAGGGGATTCTCCACCAGATTGGCCTCGGTGCCCTGCTGAATTAG
- a CDS encoding DUF4334 domain-containing protein, whose product MSISSAITLQRLLRERRSGLEEALAVFDALSPVDPAMLWGRWQGSEIRTGHPLEGWLELCGWYGKEFLDAETVHPLLMRIGSGDPFPIRPLPGALNLARCLSPQAFPLPGPLLRRSLLLLRTRQSQARLRSMEVRGVVSATMLYDHLPVHDAFRRVDEDTVLGLMQAKGDPRPYLFLLERRP is encoded by the coding sequence TTGTCCATCTCCAGCGCCATCACGCTTCAGCGCCTGCTGCGGGAACGCCGTTCCGGCCTCGAGGAGGCCCTGGCTGTCTTCGATGCGTTGTCGCCGGTGGATCCGGCCATGCTCTGGGGCCGCTGGCAGGGCAGCGAGATCCGCACCGGTCATCCGCTGGAGGGCTGGCTGGAGCTGTGTGGCTGGTACGGCAAGGAGTTTCTCGATGCCGAGACCGTGCATCCGCTGCTGATGCGCATCGGCTCGGGCGATCCGTTCCCGATCCGGCCGCTGCCGGGGGCGCTGAATCTGGCCCGCTGCCTCTCCCCCCAGGCGTTCCCCCTGCCTGGCCCGCTGCTGCGCCGGTCACTGCTGCTGCTGCGCACCCGGCAGTCCCAGGCCCGCCTGCGGAGCATGGAGGTGCGCGGCGTGGTCAGCGCCACCATGCTCTACGACCATCTGCCGGTGCATGACGCCTTCCGCCGCGTCGACGAGGACACCGTGCTCGGCCTGATGCAGGCCAAGGGTGACCCCCGCCCCTACCTGTTTCTGCTCGAGCGCCGTCCCTGA
- a CDS encoding NUDIX hydrolase, with the protein MLEVALAMLERDGRWLVQLRDDIPGIVSPGTWGLFGGHLDPGESPDQALRRELQEEINWCSGDLPFWFRHSTSQRIAHFFRSSLPLPLEKLQLLEGQDMVLADPEELATGQVWSPKLQQARPLAPSLQLALEALRRTP; encoded by the coding sequence ATGCTGGAGGTGGCCCTGGCGATGCTGGAGCGCGACGGCCGCTGGTTGGTGCAGCTGCGTGATGACATCCCCGGCATCGTCTCCCCGGGGACCTGGGGCCTCTTCGGCGGCCACCTCGACCCGGGGGAGAGCCCGGATCAGGCCCTCAGGCGTGAGCTGCAGGAGGAAATCAACTGGTGTTCCGGCGACCTTCCCTTCTGGTTCCGCCACAGCACCTCGCAACGGATCGCCCATTTCTTCCGCTCCAGCCTGCCGCTGCCTCTGGAGAAGCTTCAGTTGCTGGAGGGTCAGGACATGGTCCTGGCTGACCCTGAGGAGCTGGCCACAGGCCAGGTCTGGAGCCCGAAGCTGCAGCAGGCCCGGCCCCTCGCCCCCTCCCTTCAGCTGGCGCTGGAGGCCCTGCGCCGGACCCCATGA
- a CDS encoding PEP-utilizing enzyme: MSPAPSSELVFTPPGDGFWELDPVHFPRPVSRYWREIHPAAFRRGTADFARAYGLLFEALEMAYIHGFAYRRVTPLADAELPERFRRAEEVFAQKFWRQQLQEWNDTVKPAAIAAHRQIQAVEPDALSDDDLAGYLQRCRDHHAAMLAQHMRYTAAAIVSIGDFLAHAAAWTGLPAAELLGLMRGTSPVSAGASQELAELIAALQQDPPARDILMTTDDPGAALSALRTRAGRTGRAMGAYLDLVGYRLLDGFDITNPCALELPDVLLRAIRAALTTDAATPGGSDRSAEVRAWVPEAQRDAFDELLAEARLMYPIRDERGVFSDIWASGLMRRAALAAGRRLAERGLLHDPLHIVDAGFTEMLALLGAATPSADGAPSADELAERAAYRGAHDAHEAPPSLGPTPPPPPDPSSLPPAAARMMQASGLALQALFGSSEAKHEQQMLRGLAASPGVYEGPVRRVSHPSEFDRIQKGDVLVTQSTTEAFNILLPLLGGIVTDRGGLLSHSAIVAREYGIPGVVGTREASRRLIDGQRVRVDGTAGEVTVLP, translated from the coding sequence ATGTCTCCAGCACCCTCCAGTGAGCTCGTCTTCACGCCTCCTGGAGACGGGTTCTGGGAGCTCGATCCCGTGCACTTCCCCCGCCCGGTGAGCCGCTACTGGCGGGAGATCCACCCGGCCGCGTTCCGACGCGGCACCGCCGACTTCGCTCGTGCCTACGGCCTGCTGTTCGAGGCCCTGGAGATGGCTTACATCCATGGCTTCGCCTACCGGCGGGTGACCCCCCTGGCCGACGCCGAGCTGCCGGAGCGCTTCCGGCGCGCCGAGGAGGTGTTCGCCCAGAAGTTCTGGCGGCAGCAGCTGCAGGAGTGGAACGACACCGTGAAGCCCGCGGCGATCGCGGCGCACCGGCAGATCCAGGCGGTGGAGCCGGATGCCCTCAGCGACGACGACCTGGCCGGTTACCTGCAGCGCTGCCGCGACCACCACGCCGCAATGCTGGCTCAGCACATGCGCTACACAGCGGCCGCCATCGTGTCCATCGGCGACTTCCTGGCCCACGCCGCAGCCTGGACCGGGCTGCCCGCGGCCGAGCTGCTGGGCCTGATGCGCGGCACCTCGCCGGTATCGGCCGGAGCGTCCCAGGAGCTGGCCGAGCTGATCGCCGCGCTGCAACAGGATCCTCCGGCCCGCGACATCCTCATGACCACGGACGATCCCGGCGCCGCCTTGTCGGCCCTGCGGACGCGCGCTGGACGCACGGGCCGGGCGATGGGCGCTTATCTCGATCTGGTGGGCTATCGCCTGCTCGATGGCTTCGACATCACCAACCCCTGTGCCCTGGAGTTGCCCGACGTGCTGCTGCGGGCCATCCGCGCCGCCCTGACGACCGACGCTGCCACGCCTGGCGGCAGCGATCGCAGCGCCGAAGTGCGTGCCTGGGTGCCTGAAGCCCAGCGAGACGCCTTCGATGAGCTGCTGGCCGAAGCCCGGCTCATGTACCCGATCCGTGATGAACGGGGCGTGTTCAGCGACATCTGGGCGTCGGGACTGATGCGCCGGGCCGCCCTGGCGGCCGGACGCCGCCTGGCGGAGCGGGGGCTGCTGCACGATCCGCTCCACATCGTCGATGCCGGCTTCACGGAGATGCTCGCCCTGCTGGGAGCCGCCACGCCCTCGGCTGATGGCGCTCCGTCGGCCGATGAGCTGGCGGAGCGCGCCGCCTACCGCGGAGCCCACGATGCGCACGAGGCTCCCCCCAGCCTGGGACCCACTCCCCCGCCCCCGCCGGATCCCTCCAGCCTGCCGCCCGCCGCCGCGCGGATGATGCAGGCCAGCGGCCTGGCGCTGCAGGCCCTGTTCGGGAGTTCCGAGGCCAAACACGAGCAGCAGATGCTGCGGGGCCTGGCCGCCAGTCCCGGGGTCTACGAGGGCCCGGTCCGGCGGGTCTCGCACCCCTCGGAGTTCGATCGCATCCAGAAGGGCGACGTGCTCGTGACCCAATCCACCACGGAGGCTTTCAACATCCTGCTGCCCCTGCTCGGCGGGATCGTCACCGACAGGGGCGGCCTGCTGTCCCACTCGGCGATCGTGGCGCGGGAGTACGGAATCCCTGGTGTGGTGGGAACCCGCGAAGCCAGCCGGCGCCTCATCGACGGCCAGCGGGTCCGGGTCGACGGCACGGCCGGCGAGGTCACAGTGCTGCCGTGA
- a CDS encoding cupin domain-containing protein, translating into MELHADLAQRVVLDTTVLPWSPSPMAGVERRMLDRRGGEVARATSIVRYVPGSHFERHSHGGGEEILVLEGTFSDEQGDYPEGTYLRNPAGSAHAPFSEQGCTLLVKLHQMHPLDQQTVVIDTRSSDWLPGLVAGLQVLPLHAFGSEHVALVRWAPGTRFQLHGHPGGEEIFVLDGVFQDEQGNYPAGSWLRNPHASSHRPWSEAGCTIWVKTGHLLTH; encoded by the coding sequence ATGGAACTCCACGCCGATCTCGCCCAGCGGGTGGTCCTCGACACCACGGTTCTGCCCTGGAGCCCCTCGCCGATGGCCGGTGTGGAGCGGCGGATGCTGGATCGCCGCGGCGGGGAAGTGGCCCGCGCTACCTCGATCGTGCGTTACGTGCCAGGCAGCCACTTCGAGCGCCACAGCCATGGGGGCGGCGAGGAGATCCTGGTGCTGGAGGGCACGTTCTCCGACGAGCAGGGGGACTACCCAGAAGGCACCTACCTGCGCAACCCGGCCGGCTCCGCCCATGCGCCCTTCAGTGAGCAGGGCTGCACTCTTCTGGTGAAACTGCATCAGATGCACCCGCTCGATCAGCAGACCGTGGTGATCGACACCCGCAGCAGCGACTGGTTGCCTGGCCTGGTGGCTGGCTTGCAGGTGCTGCCGCTGCACGCCTTCGGCTCCGAGCATGTGGCCCTGGTGCGCTGGGCGCCGGGTACGCGCTTCCAGCTCCATGGGCACCCTGGCGGCGAAGAAATCTTTGTGCTGGATGGAGTCTTTCAGGACGAGCAGGGCAACTATCCCGCCGGCAGCTGGCTGCGCAATCCCCACGCCAGCTCGCACCGGCCCTGGAGTGAGGCGGGTTGCACCATCTGGGTCAAGACCGGGCATCTGCTCACCCATTGA
- a CDS encoding ABC transporter ATP-binding protein: MTAADPYLELQAVEAYLGTRRVFDNLSLRLHRGENSVILGPNGAGKSALIKLLSREIYPVVKPGSHLRLFGQETVNLWDLRARIGLVSRDLQAGYVGAVPARDVVLSGFFGSVGIGPSQHPAPEQRQRVRDLMVRLRLEDLADRPYRQLSDGQRMRLLLARALVHDPQVLVLDEPTTGLDLRAKHQLLQVLRGLAQAGTTLLLVTHQIEAIIPEISRCLLLRQGALVADGPVPELLADGPLSDLFGTPLQVFSAGGFRQVLPAPSP, encoded by the coding sequence ATGACCGCGGCTGATCCTTACCTCGAGCTGCAGGCCGTGGAGGCCTACCTGGGGACCCGCCGGGTGTTCGACAACCTCAGCCTGCGCCTGCACCGGGGGGAGAACAGCGTCATCCTGGGGCCGAACGGGGCCGGCAAGAGTGCCCTGATCAAGCTGCTCAGCCGTGAGATCTACCCCGTGGTCAAGCCGGGGTCACACCTGCGCCTGTTCGGCCAAGAAACGGTCAACCTCTGGGATCTGCGGGCCCGGATCGGGCTGGTGTCCCGCGACCTCCAGGCTGGCTATGTCGGCGCGGTTCCCGCCCGTGATGTGGTGCTCTCGGGCTTCTTCGGTTCGGTGGGGATCGGCCCCAGCCAGCATCCCGCCCCGGAACAGCGCCAGCGGGTGAGGGACCTGATGGTCCGGTTGAGGCTGGAGGATCTGGCCGATCGCCCCTACCGCCAGCTCTCCGATGGCCAGCGCATGCGCCTGTTGCTGGCCCGCGCTCTGGTGCACGATCCCCAGGTGCTGGTGCTGGATGAACCCACCACCGGCCTTGACCTGCGCGCCAAGCACCAGCTGCTGCAGGTCCTGCGCGGCCTGGCGCAGGCCGGCACCACCCTGCTGCTGGTCACGCACCAGATCGAGGCGATCATCCCCGAGATCAGCCGTTGTCTGCTGCTGCGCCAGGGGGCCCTGGTGGCCGATGGTCCGGTGCCTGAGCTGCTGGCCGATGGACCCCTCAGCGATCTGTTCGGCACTCCCCTGCAGGTGTTCAGCGCAGGCGGATTCCGCCAGGTACTGCCGGCCCCCTCCCCGTGA
- a CDS encoding NAD(P)-dependent alcohol dehydrogenase has protein sequence MQITVWQALARGARLERSQATLLEPGPDEVLLEVLHCGLCHSDLSMLDNSWGISTFPLVPGHEVVGRVAAVGAGVDSGLLGSIQGLGWISGSCRHCDWCLGGNANLCPSLEASVVGRHGGFASHVMAHQDWIVAIPDGVSAADAGPLFCGGITVFAPLFDEAVSPTARVAVIGIGGLGHMALQFARAWGCEVTAVTTSLAKADEARRLGAHRVLALSELAAHPGGFDLVINTSNHDLDWSALIASLAPLGRLHQLGVPLNPLQIPAFPLIAGRRSVTGSPTSSPASLRRMVEFCARHGIAPLVEHLPMAEINTAIERLRLGDVRYRFVLDGPA, from the coding sequence GTGCAGATCACCGTGTGGCAAGCGCTGGCCAGAGGCGCCCGGCTCGAGCGCTCCCAGGCCACCCTGCTGGAGCCCGGCCCGGATGAGGTCCTGCTCGAAGTGCTGCACTGCGGGCTGTGCCACAGCGATCTCTCGATGCTCGACAACTCCTGGGGGATCAGCACGTTTCCGCTCGTCCCCGGCCACGAGGTGGTCGGGCGGGTGGCGGCTGTGGGGGCCGGCGTGGACAGCGGCCTGCTGGGATCGATCCAGGGTCTGGGCTGGATCTCCGGCAGCTGCCGCCACTGCGACTGGTGCCTCGGCGGAAACGCCAACCTCTGTCCCTCGCTCGAGGCTTCGGTGGTGGGTCGCCATGGTGGCTTCGCCAGCCATGTCATGGCCCATCAGGACTGGATCGTGGCCATCCCCGACGGTGTTTCAGCCGCCGATGCCGGACCCCTCTTCTGCGGTGGCATCACGGTCTTCGCTCCGCTCTTCGATGAGGCGGTCTCGCCCACCGCGCGGGTGGCGGTGATCGGCATCGGCGGGCTGGGGCACATGGCCCTTCAGTTCGCCCGCGCCTGGGGCTGTGAGGTCACTGCGGTCACCACCTCCCTGGCCAAGGCGGACGAGGCCCGCCGCCTCGGGGCCCATCGGGTGCTGGCTCTCTCCGAGCTGGCTGCCCATCCAGGTGGCTTCGACCTGGTCATCAACACCAGCAACCACGATCTCGACTGGTCTGCCCTGATCGCCAGCCTGGCTCCCCTGGGCCGGCTGCATCAGCTGGGGGTGCCCCTCAACCCTCTGCAGATCCCGGCGTTCCCTCTGATCGCCGGCCGTCGCAGCGTCACCGGCAGTCCCACGTCCTCACCCGCCTCCCTGCGCCGCATGGTCGAGTTCTGCGCCCGCCACGGCATCGCACCACTGGTGGAGCATCTGCCGATGGCCGAGATCAATACGGCCATCGAGCGGCTGCGCCTGGGCGATGTGCGGTATCGCTTCGTTCTTGATGGGCCCGCCTGA
- a CDS encoding PEP/pyruvate-binding domain-containing protein has protein sequence MNGVVALEQASDLAAFGAKAVSLGQALRDGLPVPPGFALSGTFVEAVAAADDAAIAELVREVAPLAGPLAVRSSAIDEDGAAASFAGQHQTLLNVPSVGELAEALREIWWSANSDAAITYRKKVGLFSRPSVGVVVQKLLAPDTAGVLFTRNPINGADVRVIEASWGLGEAVVAGLVIPDHVCLSRQGQVRERQAGYKTVAIRPVAGGGTVEEELPAELVERFCLDERQLEALNQLAGRCEQVFGPGRDLEWAFEGGTLHLLQCRAITTAGA, from the coding sequence GTGAACGGGGTCGTCGCGCTCGAGCAGGCCAGCGACCTGGCGGCCTTCGGCGCCAAGGCCGTGAGCCTGGGCCAGGCCCTGCGCGATGGCCTGCCGGTGCCGCCGGGATTCGCCCTCTCCGGAACGTTCGTGGAGGCGGTGGCCGCCGCCGATGACGCCGCCATCGCCGAGCTGGTGCGGGAGGTGGCACCGTTGGCCGGTCCGCTGGCGGTGCGCTCTTCCGCCATCGATGAGGACGGAGCCGCCGCCAGTTTTGCCGGTCAGCACCAGACCCTCCTCAATGTGCCCTCCGTGGGCGAGCTGGCGGAGGCCCTGCGCGAGATCTGGTGGTCGGCGAATTCCGACGCCGCCATCACCTACCGCAAGAAGGTGGGGCTGTTCTCCCGCCCGAGCGTGGGGGTGGTGGTGCAGAAGCTGCTGGCCCCCGACACGGCCGGCGTGCTGTTCACGCGCAATCCCATCAACGGCGCCGATGTACGGGTGATCGAGGCGAGCTGGGGTCTGGGGGAAGCGGTGGTGGCCGGCCTGGTGATCCCCGACCACGTCTGCCTGAGCCGCCAGGGCCAGGTGCGCGAGCGCCAGGCGGGGTACAAGACGGTGGCGATCCGTCCCGTCGCCGGCGGCGGCACCGTGGAGGAGGAGCTTCCTGCCGAGCTGGTGGAGCGCTTCTGCCTCGACGAGCGTCAGCTGGAGGCCCTGAACCAGCTGGCCGGCCGCTGCGAGCAGGTGTTCGGGCCCGGACGCGATCTGGAGTGGGCTTTCGAGGGCGGCACGCTCCATCTGCTTCAGTGCCGGGCAATCACCACAGCCGGAGCCTGA
- a CDS encoding GlsB/YeaQ/YmgE family stress response membrane protein — translation MNVLLVLLVGVVAGWLAGGLVMHLVAGILGALIAGLVLAGLGPSLGAPLLDSVIRAAIGAGLAVLVLRLIKRT, via the coding sequence ATGAACGTTCTGCTGGTCCTGCTCGTGGGTGTGGTCGCCGGATGGCTGGCGGGTGGGCTGGTCATGCATCTGGTGGCCGGGATCCTCGGTGCCCTCATCGCTGGCCTGGTGCTGGCGGGCCTGGGCCCCTCGCTTGGCGCTCCGCTCCTGGACAGCGTCATCAGGGCGGCGATCGGCGCCGGGCTGGCGGTGCTGGTGTTGCGGCTGATCAAGCGGACCTGA